A stretch of DNA from Telopea speciosissima isolate NSW1024214 ecotype Mountain lineage chromosome 5, Tspe_v1, whole genome shotgun sequence:
TATATCAGTATTGCTGATGGCAACATTAAATTGATCCCTTCACCAATAGATTGTTTTTCTTTGTTGCCTCAAGTGGCAGTAGTTTTGCCCATTTACACAGAAATCTATGATTTCTTAATGTTACTAACATTTTGTTTTCTCAATGCAGTTCTGTCGGTATCTCTTCTATCTGGGAAAGATTAGGACTATCCAGTTGGAGTACACTGATGCAAAGGAGAGTCTCTTGCAAGCTGCTCGAAAAGCCCCAGTTGCAGCACGTGGCTTCCGAGTTCAATGCAACAAGTGGGCTATCATAGTTCGGTTGCTACTGGGGGAGATTCCTGAGAGGACTGTGTTTATGCAGAAAGGCATGAAGAAGGCTTTGAGGCCATACTTCGAGCTTACAAATGTAAGGCCTGTTCATTGAACTCAAAAATATTTTCCCTTGAATATTATAACAAACACATCCCTTAGTGCTTCCCTTTTTTTGGCAAGTGGACTTGGTAGAATATGATAGGTCTACTTGTCTATTCCATCATGCGCCTTTTAGCTCAGGGTTTCCTTGATGGGGCTAACAAGTATGACTTATTTGGTAAGATGAGTTATTAATTCTTCTTCAAATGCGTATGACAGTTAATATTCTCTTCTACCTGAAATTGCATTTATTAACCCAGATGATTAAGCAAGCCGTCAAACCAGCATGTGATGGCCCTAGAGGgtgctgtatttttttggagGCTGGGCTTCCTATTGTTATAGAGTTTGGTTATTCATTtaagggggttgggggggggggggggaagaaaataCTATTAGTAACTTTCAGTTGTCTTGTTGAGCTTGAAAACAGCTTAATGTGGTTAGTCTGTATTTGATGCACTAGTTTGCAACTGTGATTCTCCAGAGGTTGACAATGTGTGATGGGTTGGATTTATCAGGCTGTTCGGATTGGGGATTTGGAATTGTTTAGGACTGTTGCTGAGAAGTTTACAGGGACGTTCAGTTCAGACCGGACACACAATCTGATTGTGAGGCTGCGACACAATGTCATCAGGACTGGGCTGCGCAACATCAGCATCTCTTACTCTCGCATCTCACTGGCAGATGTGGCCAAAAAATTGAGGTTGGACTCGACGAACCCTATTGCTGATGCCGAGAGTATTGTAGCTAAGGCAATCCGAGATGGTGCAATTGATGCTACAGTGGATCATGCAAATGGGTGGATGGTCTCGAAGGAGACTGGGGATGTATACTCAACAAATGAACCTCAGTTTGCATTCAACTCAAGGATTGCATTCTGTCTCAATATGCACAATGAGGCAGTGCGGGCTTTGCGGTTCCCACCCAATTCCcacaagaaggagaaggagagtgCTGAGAAAAGGCGAGAAAGGCAACAACAGGAGCAAGAGCTTGCTAAGCATATTGCagaggaggatgatgatgagtttTGATTATACTTTGGGTTCCCAATTGCTGGGTGGCATTTCCTGTATTTGTTTGACCCTGCCAAAAAGTCATGGTGAAGGAGGGAGTACCCATTTTCTTGGACTTATTTCCATATTCTTAGTCTCAGGTTTGGTATGGCTACTGTTATAACTTTCCGAGTTTTTCTGGGGTCAGTGGAATGATATATTATTTTCTCCGCCCATgtatcagattttttttttttctgtttaagGTTTAAAGTGTTTCTGCTTCTTACATTTGCAGGTACTACTATCTCCCTGTCTTTTTGACCTGATCTGTATACCCTTAAAATccttgaaaaatattctctagTTACTTGGGGTTCTTTTAACCTAAAAAAAGAAGGGACTGGCTTATTATGAATACAGAACTCATTTTCTAACACATGCATTTGCCAAAATTGTACAAAGAAACAGTGGTGGGAAAATTTGCAGCCCTGTTCTTATTGATCCGCTCTCTCTCAATGCATTCAAAATGAAACATGTCTCCTTAAATTACAATGGAACATGCTTTGGCAACTGAAAGGTTGTAAACATGGTACATTATATAGACCTTTTAAGGGATTGACAAATGTCTCTTTAGAGTACAATGTTCCTACTCAAAATCATAGAACAGGTTTAACAGGTTTAAGAGATACAAAACCAGAAATTGATTCAGATATCGAAACCTATGcctattccttttcttttgggagTGTATAACCTATATTCATCCATATCTTTTCCATATGGAATTTTaccaatttcaatttcactcTTTAGGGTAACAATGTACGACCATAACCTGCAAAGGCTTTTTATCGAGACTAAGGGGGGCAGCCACACAATGGCTATACAAAGCTTATCCAAGTCaactaattttaaaattaattctCCAGCTTATAGAGGCGGCGACAAGGAATAGTTCACAAGCCAATATTCAACTACAGGCCTGGTCAGATCATGATTGGTGTTGGAGCCCAAAAGTAGCTACCCTGCCAGGGGCATCTTATGACAAAATTGAAGATCTCAGGCCCAGTACTCTGCCAGGTAGGCGGCTAGGGTAAGAAAGATAACAACTTTCTTATTATACGTTATTCTGAACGACTATGTACACTAcattaatgaaaagaaaagagactaATGTGCTTCAAAGGCTAAAGAAAGCATTTAGAAAGAATGGCGGGTTTCTCTGGTCCTATGTCTTTAAACAGATTGTGTAACCTTAATCGTTATTCTTT
This window harbors:
- the LOC122662139 gene encoding probable 26S proteasome non-ATPase regulatory subunit 3 → MTKDVEMKELQAPSNSALSSVPSALQHLKEIASLIETGAYAREVRRVLRAVRLTIALRRKLKAPVLSAFLNFALVPGSDAHARLLSYLPKEDELDMEVDTATSAVQTPAKHSLPELEIFCYLLVLIFLIDQKRYDEAKACASASIARVKNLNRRTVDVLASRLYFYYSYSYELTGDLAEIRGNLLALHRIATLRHDELGQETLLNLLLRNYLHYNLYDQAEKLRSKAPRFEAHSNQQFCRYLFYLGKIRTIQLEYTDAKESLLQAARKAPVAARGFRVQCNKWAIIVRLLLGEIPERTVFMQKGMKKALRPYFELTNAVRIGDLELFRTVAEKFTGTFSSDRTHNLIVRLRHNVIRTGLRNISISYSRISLADVAKKLRLDSTNPIADAESIVAKAIRDGAIDATVDHANGWMVSKETGDVYSTNEPQFAFNSRIAFCLNMHNEAVRALRFPPNSHKKEKESAEKRRERQQQEQELAKHIAEEDDDEF